The Candidatus Sulfotelmatobacter sp. DNA segment CGCCATCGCCAGCGCCTGCGTGCGCCCCACCGGAATGCCGGCGTATTCGGCGGCGGCGGGATTGAACCCGACCGCGCGCAGCTCGTAGCCCAGCCGCGTGCGGAAAAGGAGCGTTCCCACCGCCCACGCGCACAGCAGCGCGAGCAGCAGCGAGGCGTTGGCGGGCGAGCCCGAGAGCGCCGGGATCCACAGCGAGAGGCGCGGCAGCCAGCCCGACGGCAGCTCGGCGGTGCGCACCGTGGCGGGCTCGAACACCGAGTGTCCGATCCACGCCACCAGCGCGAAGGCGATGAAGTTGAGCATGATGGTGTTGATCACCTCGTGGGCGCCGAAGCGGCTCTTGAGATAGCCGGGCAGTGCACCCCACGCGCCGCCCGCTGCCGCCGCCGCGAGCAGCGCGACCGCAAGGCGCAGCGGCCCGGGCAGCGGCAGCAGCCCGGCCATCGCCGCGGCAAACCCGCCCAGATACATCTGGCCCTCGACGCCGATGTTGAAGAGCCCGGTGCGGAAGCCGATTGCGACCGCGAGCCCGGTGAACAGGAGCGGCGTCGCCTTGAACAGGGTCTGGC contains these protein-coding regions:
- a CDS encoding ABC transporter permease, which encodes MSVAAPIAAPSSTHAADLERRRRLLSASAPLLAVALALGAGAIFIAAIGQDPLAIYAEMFRECFGTGYGIGQTLFKATPLLFTGLAVAIGFRTGLFNIGVEGQMYLGGFAAAMAGLLPLPGPLRLAVALLAAAAAGGAWGALPGYLKSRFGAHEVINTIMLNFIAFALVAWIGHSVFEPATVRTAELPSGWLPRLSLWIPALSGSPANASLLLALLCAWAVGTLLFRTRLGYELRAVGFNPAAAEYAGIPVGRTQALAMALSGAVAGLAGVNFVLGYKHWFELGFSAGAGFLGIAVALLGRNQPWGVLIAALFFGALSYGGLVVNQRVPKELVEALQGLVILFAICAQQAFERLAARMR